The Poseidonibacter lekithochrous region TCAAAAGATAATGCAATACAAGCGCCACTTTGTATAGAATCAATTTCTCAATTTTTCCAGTTCTCTCTTGGACTTGCTGCAATCAAAGAGTTTCAAGAGCAATCTTGGGCTTTAAGATGTAATGCCTCAAGTGGAAATCTTCACCCAACAGAAGCATATATTATTGCAAATGATATACAAAACATTCCAAATGGATTACATCATTATGCACCACAAAATCATGAGTTAGAGCTTCTTTCAAAAGCAGATGTGAATTTAGAACTTCCACAGAATAGTTTTTTATTAGCTTTATCTTCTATAGTTTGGAGAGAAGCTTGGAAATATGGAGAGAGAGCTTGGAGATATACGCAACTTGATTGTGGTCACGCACTAAAAGCATTAGAAGTTTCTGCTTCAATTTTAGGATGGAAAATAGAAGTAGTTAATGCAAAAGACTCCCAGCTTCAAAATCTAATAGGAGTAGATCAGATAAGTAGATATGTTCCAGAAGAGCGAGAACTTACAGATATGTTAATCTTAGTTTCTAAAGATGAAAATATTAATAGTACTATTGATATCAAAGCTATTAGAAGCTCACTAGAAGATAATTATGAAGGAAAAGCAAATCAACTTAGTCATTCTTGGCACCCTTGGGATATTTTAGAAAAAATAGAAGATGCAACACTTAGTGAAGATATAGAAAATAAAAATTATATAAATGATGTTTATAAACAAAATTCATATAGAGAGCCTTCAAAATCTGCCAAAGATATTGTAATGACTAGACGGTCTGCTCAAATTATGGATAAAGATGATTGTACTATTACAAAAAAAGAGTTTGAAACTATTATAGGTTCTGTAAAATCAGATAATGCATTTGTGCACTTAGTAACTTTTGTACATTCTGTAGAAGATATGGAATCAGGATTATATATTCTTCTTCGAAATAATACTCATAAAGAAGAATTACAAAGCCTACTAAAAGATGAGTTTTTATGGGAAAAAGTAGATACAGAAGCCGGAGATTTATATAAGTTAAAAGCAGATGATTATAAATTTATCACAAAAGCAATCTCTTGTAATCAAGATATTGCAGCCCATGGAGCATTTACAATTGGTATGATTGCACAATTTATGGAACAACTAGA contains the following coding sequences:
- a CDS encoding SagB family peptide dehydrogenase — encoded protein: MNKNLNMVYTYHNETKHSQQRYAKSLGYMDWNTQPNPFRAYSNTQKTLLPLSFENNTLEYSQIFSNSKDNAIQAPLCIESISQFFQFSLGLAAIKEFQEQSWALRCNASSGNLHPTEAYIIANDIQNIPNGLHHYAPQNHELELLSKADVNLELPQNSFLLALSSIVWREAWKYGERAWRYTQLDCGHALKALEVSASILGWKIEVVNAKDSQLQNLIGVDQISRYVPEERELTDMLILVSKDENINSTIDIKAIRSSLEDNYEGKANQLSHSWHPWDILEKIEDATLSEDIENKNYINDVYKQNSYREPSKSAKDIVMTRRSAQIMDKDDCTITKKEFETIIGSVKSDNAFVHLVTFVHSVEDMESGLYILLRNNTHKEELQSLLKDEFLWEKVDTEAGDLYKLKADDYKFITKAISCNQDIAAHGAFTIGMIAQFMEQLENHGANRYKELYWDCGAIGQQLYLEATSLNLSATGIGCFLDDILHGTIGLSTNHYQSLYHFTIGRGMIDTRLTTKKPYENR